Proteins from one Podarcis raffonei isolate rPodRaf1 chromosome 1, rPodRaf1.pri, whole genome shotgun sequence genomic window:
- the RIC8A gene encoding synembryn-A has translation MALRTVLETVESGEQDTILKVLQIYNQEKSQCFTFEDEEQEERRKLAALLIKFLERVLQPSCQVTCLESIRILSRDKSCLGPFTTMEGLKTLARHAGIDYAEEQILEVPDLEVILEALKCLCNIVFSSPRAQELTSEARFVVGLTDRIKLYNERNLPHDIKFFDLRLLFLLTALRVDIRQQLAQELRGIGLMTDTLELTLGVKWLDPHEVAAEGNPSAPLPRQEVERAMEILKVLFNITFDTSKREVDEEDAALYRRLGALLRHCLMISADGEDRTEEFHSHTVNLLGNLPLKCLDVLLAPKVHPGSLEYMGVNMDAVNVLLDFLDRRLDRGHKLKESLTPVLNLLTESARAHRQTRKFLKAKVLPPLRDVKNRPEVGNLLRNKLVRLMTHIDTDVKHCAAEFLFVLCKESVSRFVKYTGYGNAAGLLAARGLMTGGRTEGEYSEDEDTDTEEYKEAKPNINPITGRVEEKLPNPMEGMTDEQKEVEAMKLVNMFDKLSRQRVIQPMGVNPDGNLTSLNVTSLEDAVHQISEERLSSDSDLELD, from the exons ATGGCGCTCCGGACTGTGCTAGAGACTGTCGAAAGTGGGGAGCAAGATACTATTCTCAAGGTGCTGCAGATCTACAACCAGGAG AAATCACAGTGTTTCACCTTTGAAGATGAGGAACAGGAAGAAAGGAGG AAACTGGCTGCGCTTCTGATCAAGTTTCTGGAGAGGGTGCTGCAGCCATCCTGCCAGGTCACCTGTTTGGAAAGCATACGGATCCTGTCCCGAGACAAAAGCTGCCTTGGCCCTTTCACAACCATGGAAGGCCTGAAGACGCTGGCCAGGCACGCGGGGATTGATTACGCAGAAGAGCAGATTCTGGAGGTTCCAGACCTTGAAGTGATCCTGGAGGCACTCAAGTGTCTCTGCAACATTGTCTTCAGCAGTCCCCGGGCTCAGGAGCTGACCTCCGAAGCCCGGTTTGTGGTGGGCCTCACAGACCGCATCAAACTCTACAACGAGAGAAACCTCCCGCACGATATAAAGTTCTTTGACTTGCGCCTTCTCTTCTTGCTGACGGCACTGAGGGTGGACATCCGACAGCAGCTTGCGCAGGAACTCCGGGGTATCGGTCTGATGACAGATACCTTGGAACTCACCCTGGGAGTCAAGTGGCTAGACCCTCACGAGGTAGCTGCTGAGGGGAACCCTTCTGCTCCTTTACCTCGGCAGGAGGTGGAGCGTGCCATGGAGATCCTGAAAGTGCTCTTCAATATCACATTTGACACCAGCAAGAGGGAGGTAGATGAG GAAGATGCTGCTCTGTACCGACGCCTGGGTGCCCTCCTCCGTCACTGCCTGATGATTTCAGCAGATGGTGAAGATCGGACAGAAGAATTTCACAG CCACACAGTCAACCTTCTGGGCAATCTGCCTCTCAAGTGTCTGGATGTCCTGCTGGCCCCCAAGGTGCATCCGGGCTCGCTTGAATATATGGGAGTCAATATGGATGCTGTCAATGTTCTGCTGGATTTCCTTGACCGACGTCTTGACAGG GGTCACAAGCTTAAGGAGAGCCTGACCCCTGTGCTGAACTTGCTGACTGAGAGTGCTCGAGCCCATCGGCAGACCAGGAAATTCCTTAAAGCTAAG GTACTCCCTCCACTGCGGGATGTGAAAAATAGACCGGAGGTGGGGAACTTGTTGAGAAATAAGCTTGTGCGCCTCATGACTCACATTGACACTGATGTCAAGCACTGTGCTGCGGAATTCCTCTTTGTTCTCTGCAAGGAGAGTG TGTCACGGTTTGTGAAGTACACGGGATATGGGAATGCTGCGGGGCTCCTGGCAGCCCGAGGCCTCATGACAGGAGGTCGGACAGAAGGAGAATACTCTGAAGATGAAGACACTGATACAGAGGAATACAAGGAGGCAAAACCCAA CATTAACCCTATAACGGGACGTGTGGAGGAGAAGCTTCCCAACCCAATGGAGGGGATGACAGATGAGCAGAAAGAGGTTGAAGCAATGAAACTGGTGAACATGTTTGACAAACTCTCAAG